The region ATTGAGGTGATTGAAGATATCGCCGAACAAACCAATCTGCTGGCATTGAACGCGACAATCGAAGCGGCCAGAGCTGGGGAAGCAGGCAAGGGATTTGCCGTGGTGGCCACTGAGGTCAAAGAACTAGCCAAGCAAACGTCGTCGGCAACGGATGACATTCGTAAACGTATCGAGCACATTCAAAGTTCGACGCAGGACGCTGTGAGCTCGATTTCAGAGATCAGCGAAGTGGTCAACAGTGTGAATGAATTGGCACGCACAATCGCTTCCGCTGTCGAAGAACAGAGCATCACGACCAAGCAGATCTCGCAAGATATTGCGGAAACGGCTTCAGCTGCGGAAGTCGTTTCGCGAGGCGTTGATGAGTCGGCAACCGCAAGTAGCGAGATCACGCAAAATATCTGCGAAGTCGATCGTGTCCTCAGCGAAACGGTCCAGGGAGCCGAGATGTCGCAGCAGTCAGGCGAAGAGCTGGCCCGTCTCGCAGACAGCCTGAAAAAGGTGGTCTCGCGGTTCAACATCGGAGAAGAACATCCGAAAACGAACGACGCGGCAAGCCATCCGGCCATCGGTGCTTAAGCGTAGATTAGGAATATGAAGGGAGAGCGAGCTCCAGCATTTGGGGCTCGCTACTCACTTTTTTGGGCAATAAGGAAATACGAACTATGCGTGTGATAATTGTCGATGACTCGACGTTGTTTCGGAAGGTTGTTCGAGACACGCTTGCTCAATGCCCAGGCGTTGAAGTTGTGGCCGTCGCTTCGGATGGAAAAAGTGCCCTCGATAAGATCAATCATTTTCGCCCAGACCTCGTAACGCTTGACGTTGAAATGCCGGTCATGAACGGAATCGAGGTCTTACGCGAACTGCATAAACAGACTTGGAAGCCGGAAGTCATCATGCTTAGCGCGATGACGGATCATGGCGCACTCGCAACGACTCAGGCACTTCGACTTGGTGCGTTCGACTTTGTCTTAAAGCCAAACCAGTCACGTCTAGAAGATAGCTGTGCTCAACTTCAAAATGATCTGTTGCCCAAGGTCAAAGTCCTTCAAGAGCGACTCGGAAAGATACCATCGATCGAAAATGAAGAAGCGGTGACGACAGCGAATTCATCGCTGGTTAACCGGCCATTCGATCCCACCTCGGCGAAAGTCATTGGCATTGGTGTTTCTACCGGAGGCCCCGCGGCACTTTCCAAAGTGCTTCCCAAGCTTCCGGCAACGCTCCGTGTTCCTCTTTTAATTGTCCAGCATATGCCAGCCGTGTTTACACGTTCGCTGGCGGCCGACTTAGATAGATCGTCTAAAATCGCTGTGCATGAAGCGGAAGATGGTCAACCAGTCTTGCCGGGCCATGCTTATCTCGCCCCAGGCGGAAAGCAAATGAAAGTGGTTACGCAGGATCGACGCAAACTCATTCAGATTACAGACGATCCCGCGGAAAGAAGCTGCAAGCCTTCGGTAGATTACCTGTTTCGATCGATGGCTCATGAGTATGGCCGCGATGCGATGGCCATGGTAATGACTGGAATGGGAGATGACGGCACGATGGGATGTCGTCTTCTCAAACGCCATGGATGCATGGTGGTTGCCCAAGAGGAGGCAAGCTGCGTCGTGTTTGGAATGCCGCGACAAGTGATCGCAGCTGGTTTGGCAGATCGAGTTGTGCCTCTCGATCGTTTGCATGAAGTCATCGAAAGTGCCGGGATTCAAGGAGTTCGTTTATGCCGTTAAGTTCCGGAGATATCGATGCCGTTTGCAGCCTGGTGAACGACTTGTGTGGCATTTGTCTCGATGAAACGAAAGCTTATTTGATCGAGAGCCGCCTCGGGCAGATCGTGGAAAAGCATGGCTGCGCGAGTTACTCCGAACTGGTTCGCAAGGTTCGGCTCGGAGTTGATATTCGTTTGCGGCATCAAGTGGTGGATGCCATCACGACGAATGAAACGCTTTTCTTTCGCGATAACTATATGTTCGAGGCACTTCGGAATAAGGCAATTCCGGAACTAATCGACAGCAAAGAGAAGACGGCGTTTCCAACTCGCCTCCGATTGTGGTCCGCCGCTTGTAGTACTGGGCAAGAACCATACAGCCTTGCAATGACGCTGGCCGAATTGATCCCGGATATTCATCGCTGGGATGTGCAAATTGTCGGTTCCGACATCTCGGATGCGGTCATTGCGAAGTCGAGCCGAGGTTGGTACGCCACCCACGAAGTCGAACGAGGTGTTTCGCCGGAGCGGCTACGTCGCTTCTTCATCCCTGAAGAAAACGGCTATCGCATCCGAGATGAAATTCGTTCGTTGGTTACCTTTCAGAGGCAAAATCTGTTGGAGCCTCTGGGGATGAACGGGCGATTCGATATGGTTTTCTGTCGAAACGTGGCGATCTACTTTACGAGAGAAGTTCGCCAAGATCTGTTTCGACGACTCGCTGCGACGATGAGCCCCAATGGATACCTTTTCGTCGGTGCGCAGGAATTTCTGGCAGACATCGGCCCAAATTTCGCACCACAGAATCACTGCCGTGGAACGTTCTATCGTCCTAATTTGAAGAACATACCTGTTTACGTTTAGGTATATCGATAAGCACTTGCACACGTTAGCTCCTCTCGATTACCTTTCAGAAAGAACGGTTTAGGTTTTTCCGAGGGAATCAGAATGTCGTCGTCAGCAAGTGATCCGAGTAGTGGCCTCGGTCGTCGTGTCTTTATGCAGGGAGGGGCTCTTTTCATGGCAGGACTCACCGCCGGAGCGGTAACGGCCGAGGAAAAGCCTTCCGTGCTGCGTATTGGTTTGATGACTGATATGCACTATGCCGACAAGCTGCCGGTTGGATCTCGCTATTATCAAGAAACACTCACAAAGCTTGCCGACGCGGCCCATACGCTTGCTGATAAAAAGCTTGATTTCCTTGTGGAGTTAGGCGACTTTATCGACGCCGCAGATTCTGTTGAGACCGAAAAACGATACCTCAAAACCATCGCCAAACCGTTTGCCGAGATTTGCTCGGAACGGCATTATGTTCTGGGAAACCATTGCGTCGATACTTTGACAAAAGAGGAGTTCCTAGGCGGGGTAGAGCAAGAGAAGTCTTACTACTCGTTTGATCGGGGACCGTGTCATTTTGTGGTGCTCGACGCTTGTTTCCGTTCCGATGGTAAAGCGTATGGTCGGAAGAATTCGGTGTGGACCGACGCCAACGTTCCTCAAGCCGAGCTCGATTGGCTAGCGGACGACCTGCAAAAAAACAATCGGAAGACGATTGTGTTCGCCCACCAAAGGCTCGATACAGAAGGAAACCATGCGGTCAATAATTCAGCGGAGGTTCGCCAGATTCTCGAGCAGGCTGGCAATGTTGCCGTGGTGTTCCAGGGGCACAGTCACGCTAACGATTATCGATCCGTAAACGATATCCACTACTGCACATTGCGGGCGATGATCGAGCGGTCAGGAGTTGAAAACAATGGCTTTTCGATTCTCGACGTAGCTGCCGATGGAACGTGTCGACTAAGTGGGTTCCGGCAACAAGAGAGCTATCAGTGGACCTAGGAAATTTATTTGCGGAGATACCAACGGACTTGCCGGAAGAAGTATTTGAAACTTTAGCAGACGGAAAGGGGATTCGGATCGAACGAATTCTTTCCGATGGGCACGCATCTCCCAAAGACTTCTGGT is a window of Bremerella sp. TYQ1 DNA encoding:
- a CDS encoding chemotaxis response regulator protein-glutamate methylesterase; the protein is MRVIIVDDSTLFRKVVRDTLAQCPGVEVVAVASDGKSALDKINHFRPDLVTLDVEMPVMNGIEVLRELHKQTWKPEVIMLSAMTDHGALATTQALRLGAFDFVLKPNQSRLEDSCAQLQNDLLPKVKVLQERLGKIPSIENEEAVTTANSSLVNRPFDPTSAKVIGIGVSTGGPAALSKVLPKLPATLRVPLLIVQHMPAVFTRSLAADLDRSSKIAVHEAEDGQPVLPGHAYLAPGGKQMKVVTQDRRKLIQITDDPAERSCKPSVDYLFRSMAHEYGRDAMAMVMTGMGDDGTMGCRLLKRHGCMVVAQEEASCVVFGMPRQVIAAGLADRVVPLDRLHEVIESAGIQGVRLCR
- a CDS encoding protein-glutamate O-methyltransferase CheR translates to MPLSSGDIDAVCSLVNDLCGICLDETKAYLIESRLGQIVEKHGCASYSELVRKVRLGVDIRLRHQVVDAITTNETLFFRDNYMFEALRNKAIPELIDSKEKTAFPTRLRLWSAACSTGQEPYSLAMTLAELIPDIHRWDVQIVGSDISDAVIAKSSRGWYATHEVERGVSPERLRRFFIPEENGYRIRDEIRSLVTFQRQNLLEPLGMNGRFDMVFCRNVAIYFTREVRQDLFRRLAATMSPNGYLFVGAQEFLADIGPNFAPQNHCRGTFYRPNLKNIPVYV
- a CDS encoding metallophosphoesterase, with the translated sequence MSSSASDPSSGLGRRVFMQGGALFMAGLTAGAVTAEEKPSVLRIGLMTDMHYADKLPVGSRYYQETLTKLADAAHTLADKKLDFLVELGDFIDAADSVETEKRYLKTIAKPFAEICSERHYVLGNHCVDTLTKEEFLGGVEQEKSYYSFDRGPCHFVVLDACFRSDGKAYGRKNSVWTDANVPQAELDWLADDLQKNNRKTIVFAHQRLDTEGNHAVNNSAEVRQILEQAGNVAVVFQGHSHANDYRSVNDIHYCTLRAMIERSGVENNGFSILDVAADGTCRLSGFRQQESYQWT